The DNA sequence AGAAGAGAGATTCGCCGGTTCTCTCTGGAGCCGTGGTACGATTCGCCCCACGGCGAAGAACCCGGATCCAGAAAGGAGGAGATGCATGGGCATCGATAAAGGTGAAGGATCGCCGGGGGAGAAGCCGCTACGTCATCAGCAAGTGCTGGCCAAATGGATCTGTTCGGCGAATGTATGCCCCCCAATTACCGGAGCGCACAGGCGCTTCAAGCATTGGAGTCGAGCCTCGAAACTCGTCCATGGAGTCCTCGGACCTCCAATATGGTCGAATGGAATCCCGTTTAGAACGTGGGATGAAATGAGGGAACCAGGTCGGGAGAATAGATCATAACTCTATTAAATTCAGATAGTTAATGGAAATATTCCGTAAAGGGGACGGCAGTCCCCCCGCTACGCTTTCCCCATCCAATTAGGCAAGCAAACACGGGGCGGTAGGAAAACCGCCTGCCGCGACTCAATCGTCGTCCGCCAACTCCGCGAACTCAAGAACGATGGGCCAATGATCGGAAAACTCCCGGCGGAACCGCCTCCGCTCCCCCGCCGCAGGCGCAACGATCCGCACCTGGGTGACACCCGCGAACTCGTTTTCCCGCTGCGCCCTCGGTATGTAGCACCGGTCGAAGGGAAGATCGGCGATATGGGTCGATCGATCCGAATAGTTCAGATCGAACAGGCCTCCCTTTTTCCGATAAACGCGGCCCGCCGGTTCACTGCGCCGAAGCATATTGAAGTCGCCGATGAAAATGATGTCCCGATCCTGAAAATGTTCTTGGATCTCGGATAACTCCCGGACCAGCGCCTCCGCTTCGCTCCGCCGCTGCTTCACAGCCGCATCATTCCTCCCCGCCTTCATGTGAATGGGAATCACGACGAAATCGGTTCGTCCTCTTCCGCGGGTGAACTTCATGGCGTGGGGATGCCGGTCCCACTCGAAGTACCGGCGTGAAGTGACGTCGGCGACAGGGATCCGGAATCGCCTGCCCACGGCTCGAATTCGCTGCCGGTTCCAGGCCAGACCCGTGTGTTGGGAGCTGTATCGGCGGATCCGTTTGGGGAACAGCCGATAATCCCAGTCATTGCCGGTACGCCGATTCAGGATCCGGAACGCCTCATCCAGCACCCGGTTCGTCATCGAGCCTTCACGTGCATCGGTGTCGTCGATCTCTGAAAGAGCCAACACGTCGAGCCGCAGAACCTCGATCTGTTCCGCCAGCTCCGCCGGCTCCCGAGGCACACCGTATCCGTTGGAAGGAGACTTGCGCAGATAGTCCCGGCTGTCGGGCGATCCCAGGGTCTCGATATTCCAGGCGCCGACGCGGATTCGGTCCTGACCCTGGATCGAGGAAGCCGTTACGGCCAGGACGCCGGCCAAAAGCCACAGATTCATGGGCGAATCCTACCCCGCACGTGTGGCGAATGCCGCGCGGAAGTCCGGCAGCGGGTCCGCTCTCCGGTTCGGCGCAATGCGGGTGAACCTATTCGGGAATCCGGGTCTCCGGGTGCTCCGCCATGTACCGGCCCTGGCGAACCCCGAAGTTCTCCTGAAGCTGGATGGAGAGTCCACCGTCGATGACCAGAGCGTGGCCGGTGATGAAGGAGGCTTCCTCCGAGCAGAGGAAGACCGCGCCATTGGCGATGTCCTCCGGAGTGCCCAAGCGGCCGACGGGGTACTGATCCTGGAAGTAGGCGTGCCCGGAGGGGTTCTCG is a window from the Acidobacteriota bacterium genome containing:
- a CDS encoding endonuclease/exonuclease/phosphatase family protein, translating into MNLWLLAGVLAVTASSIQGQDRIRVGAWNIETLGSPDSRDYLRKSPSNGYGVPREPAELAEQIEVLRLDVLALSEIDDTDAREGSMTNRVLDEAFRILNRRTGNDWDYRLFPKRIRRYSSQHTGLAWNRQRIRAVGRRFRIPVADVTSRRYFEWDRHPHAMKFTRGRGRTDFVVIPIHMKAGRNDAAVKQRRSEAEALVRELSEIQEHFQDRDIIFIGDFNMLRRSEPAGRVYRKKGGLFDLNYSDRSTHIADLPFDRCYIPRAQRENEFAGVTQVRIVAPAAGERRRFRREFSDHWPIVLEFAELADDD